The Argentina anserina chromosome 3, drPotAnse1.1, whole genome shotgun sequence genome includes a region encoding these proteins:
- the LOC126787109 gene encoding homeobox-leucine zipper protein ROC2-like — MKLPELPPPSQQVFSENMGSYVQVASNISRASDLLMAVTSSAEVNRMKIIDLALEAMEELNKLALAREPLWQYDTESNTEFLSDVEYMREFGHISASLKEIIRMVEVGDSQSELPRFRNINDSEFSVESEYGPMSIENQPEKPVSSETSRAIEYVNMKAVHLVHLLMDLKQWLLVFPNIVSRANIVGVLSSSRSEGNYDGTLQVMTAEFHAPTPLIPARESYFARYSKQLDRDMWVVVDVSLEDLFQFPSTNFRRQPSGCIIQQMPNGCSKVIWVERVEVDNRMVHNMFKTLVSSGFAFSAKRWVSALVRQCEWLATLNSTSSPTSDCMLISKDGRNSLLKLSERMMRSFVADISASIENKWKTLPVSGAEDVKVTTKTSLKDPGKPPGTTLLFATSVHLPVPRTQVYNLLRSGETRFMWDMMSYEKDTREIAYIASGDHTGNRVSIIEVENGATKEIEVFYLQESYTDLNGSYVVYAPIDQLAMSALLDGVNPDEVPILASGFSILPDRPMANIDESGGSLLTLALHITEGGATEEFIPPSTVQTILHIIAGTVIQITHVLSNDGENSVEPEPFRGVEGLYLETTNNVEDQEEISERGRKRKFGLCDGGVGGDLASGDALATFNDLGGFEGQKMAKGGRNKSKIHNDDDQDFDEWRTKQKHDRQQGVTGGVTGRVTDVVTVGVTDVVIVGVTDVVKDGVTVVLAAFVSDSKCKVPPSKKTTTLKRRKISKEEVKRKRRREESEESDDETQTNNETSANDTENDSKDIHDDNSNSEDENEDNSGWSDDDNDNDDDDDDDIDGEEDDESNSSSNEEEEIPLKKKSIKMKGMKIKVKGRVKEKISAQKKSKTNKPKEKTSKTAPKAKKKSKKDQSVKYRSAYPDPTPYKKKIKACSLQILREGPFGQFFSTIYDGVITRKMMTK; from the exons ATGAAGCTACCTGAACTACCACCACCATCTCAGCAAGTCTTCTCGGAGAATATGGGGTCATATGTTCAGGTTGCAAGTAATATTTCCAGAGCCAGTGATCTACTCATGGCGGTAACTTCAAGCGCCGAAGTCAACAGAATGAAAATCATTGATTTAGCTTTGGAAGCAATGGAAGAGCTAAATAAATTGGCCCTAGCTCGAGAACCTCTATGGCAGTATGACACAGAAAGCAATACTGAATTTCTTAGTGATGTCGAGTATATGAGGGAATTTGGACACATAAGTGCTTCACTGAAAGAAATTATTAGAATGGTTGAGGTGGGAGACTCTCAATCCGAGCTCCCAAGATTCAGAAACATTAACGATTCTGAATTTTCAGTGGAAAGTGAGTATGGCCCAATGTCAATAGAAAACCAACCTGAAAAACCAGTTAGTTCGGAAACTTCACGAGCTATTGAATATGTCAACATGAAAGCAGTCCACCTTGTTCATTTGCTAATGGATTTG AAGCAATGGCTACTGGTGTTTCCTAATATTGTGTCTAGAGCAAACATAGTGGGAGTATTATCCTCATCAAGATCTGAAGGCAACTATGATGGAACCCTGCAAGTG ATGACAGCGGAGTTTCATGCCCCAACACCACTTATTCCAGCTCGAGAAAGTTACTTTGCAAGGTACAGTAAACAACTGGACAGAGATATGTGGGTAGTTGTTGATGTATCCTTGGAAGATTTGTTTCAGTTTCCATCAACTAACTTTCGGAGACAACCATCAGGATGTATAATTCAGCAAATGCCGAATGGATGCTCAAAG GTCATATGGGTGGAGCGTGTGGAAGTGGATAACAGAATGGTTCACAATATGTTTAAGACACTGGTCAGTTCTGGTTTTGCATTTAGCGCAAAGCGCTGGGTTTCCGCTTTAGTTCGACAATGTGAATGGTTGGCAACTCTAAATTCTACAAGCTCCCCTACATCTGATTGTA TGTTAATATCGAAAGATGGAAGAAACAGCTTGTTGAAGCTTTCGGAGAGGATGATGAGAAGTTTTGTTGCTGATATTAGTGCTTCTATAGAAAACAAATGGAAGACATTACCTGTGTCTGGAGCCGAAGATGTAAAGGTCACAACTAAAACTAGCTTAAAGGACCCCGGAAAGCCGCCTGGTACCACCTTATTATTTGCTACTTCTGTCCATCTTCCAGTCCCAAGAACTCAAGTATACAATCTGCTTCGCAGTGGTGAAACTCGATTCATG TGGGATATGATGTCGTATGAAAAAGATACAAGAGAAATTGCTTATATCGCAAGCGGTGACCATACGGGGAATCGTGTTTCGATAATTGAAGTAGAAAAT GGTGCAACAAAGGAGATTGAAGTATTCTACTTGCAGGAGAGTTACACAGACTTAAATGGTTCATACGTAGTTTACGCACCCATTGACCAGTTGGCCATGTCGGCTCTTTTGGATGGCGTAAACCCAGACGAGGTTCCTATCCTTGCATCTGGGTTTTCCATCCTGCCCGATAGACCAATGGCCAATATTGATGAATCTGGTGGAAGTCTGTTAACTCTTGCCTTGCACATCACGGAAGGAGGCGCAACGGAGGAATTTATCCCTCCTAGCACAGTTCAAACTATACTCCACATCATTGCTGGAACTGTGATCCAAATCACGCATGTACTCTCAAATGATGGAGAAAATAGTGTCGAACCAGAGCC CTTTAGAGGAGTTGAGGGCTTGTATCTGGAAACCACCAACAATGTTGAAGATCA GGAAGAAATCAGTGagagaggaagaaagagaAAGTTTGGATTATGCGACGGCGGTGTCGGTGGGGACCTCGCATCCGGTGACGCGCTTGCAACCTTCAACGACCTGGGAGGGTTCGAAG GACAAAAAATGGCAAAAGGAGGAAGAAACAAGTCCAAAATCcataatgatgatgatcaaGACTTTGACGAATGGAGGACCAAGCAGAAGCACGACCGCCAGCAAG gtgtgacaggaggtgtgacaggaCGTGTGACAGatgttgtgacagtaggtgtgacagatGTTGTGATAGTAGGTGTGACAGATGTTGTGAAAGATGGTGTGACAGTAGTTCTGGCTGCATTTGTTAGTG ATTCAAAATGTAAAGTCCCACCAAGCAAGAAAACCACAACTCTCAAAAGGCGGAAAATCAGCAAGGAGGAAGtaaaaaggaagagaaggaGAGAAGAGTCTGAAGAGAGTGACGAtgaaacacaaacaaacaatgAAACAAGTGCAAATGACACTGAGAATGACAGTAAGGATATTCATGATGACAATTCCAACAGTGAAGATGAAAACGAAGACAATAGTGGTTGGAGTGACGATGACAATGACAATGATGACGACGACGATGATGACATTGAcggtgaagaagatgatgagagCAACAGCAGTAGtaatgaggaggaggagattcctttgaagaaaaaaagtatAAAAATGAAGGGGATGAAGATTAAGGTGAAGGGAAGGGTGAAAGAGAAGATTTCAGCACAAAAGAAATCCAAAACTAACAAGCCAAAAGAGAAAACCAGTAAAACGGCACCGAAAGCGAAAAAGAAGAGCAAAAAAG ACCAAAGCGTAAAGTATAGATCAGCATACCCGGATCCTACTCCTTATAAGAAGAAGATCAAGGCATGCTCCTTGCAAATATTGAGGGAAGGGCCGTTTGGGCAGTTCTTCTCTACAATATATGATGGAGTGATCACAAGGAAAATGATGACGAAGTAG
- the LOC126787110 gene encoding uncharacterized protein LOC126787110, with protein MEPKFSDSSSEPANEQFWKLAESSSDEEVNQLIQIIVDEQQENGRNKCRGSVPGRKFTERYRFQIHQILFRDYFAENPVHKDDSAGRLGLSSLQKATAAMRMLAYGHSANSVNDYVRIGESTAIEALRRFVQAIIEYSPLFADLRKGQAPPINYNINNHDYTMGYYLADGIYASWATFVKSIPQPQGEKAKNFAKAQDGCRKDVERAFGVL; from the exons ATGGAACCTAAATTTTCAGATTCATCATCAGAACCTGCTAATGAGCAATTTTGGAAGCTTGCCGAATCATCTTCAGATGAAGAAGTAAACCAGTTGATACAGATTATTGTAGACGAACAACAAGAGAATGGAAGGAACAAATGTCGGGGCTCGGTTCCTGGTCGCAAGTTTACTGAACGATATCGATTTCAAATTCACCAAATCCTTTTTCGAGATTATTTTGCTGAAAATCCTGTTCATAAAGAT GATTCTGCGGGACGTCTTGGattatcatctctacaaaaggCAACAGCTGCAATGCGAATGTTAGCATATGGGCATTCGGCAAATTCAGTGAACGATTATGTGAGAATTGGGGAAAGCACTGCAATTGAAGCTCTTAGAAGGTTTGTTCAAGCTATTATTGAG TATTCTCCTTTATTTGCTGACCTCCGTAAAGGCCAAGCTCCTCCGATTAATTACAACATAAATAATCATGATTATACTATGGGATATTACCTAGCTGATGGGATATATGCTTCATGGGCCACTTTTGTCAAATCCATTCCTCAACCACAAGGGGAGAAAGCAAAGAATTTTGCTAAAGCTCAAGATGGATGTCGGAAAGATGTAGAACGAGCCTTTGGAGTGCTCTAA
- the LOC126787767 gene encoding glucose-6-phosphate/phosphate translocator 1, chloroplastic-like — protein sequence MICSVKQSPAITAGCDVFLRLKTRQSVQGSLHLPSLPLRSFQRSATLSVQKPLHVSSIESLGSRTRLIKCQAYEADQSEPIELPKADTRSEAAKKLKIGVYFAMWWALNVVFNIYNKKVLNAYPFPWLTSTLSLACGSLIMMVSWATRIAEVPKVDMDFWKALFPVAVAHTIGHVAATVSMSKVAVSFTHIIKSGEPAFSVLVSRFILGESFPTSVYLSLLPIIGGCGLAALTELNFNMIGFMGAMISNLAFVFRNIFSKKGMKGKSVSGMNYYACLSIMSLIILTPFAIAVEGPKMWAAGFETAMAQIGPNLIWWMAAQSVFYHLYNQVSYMSLDEISPLTFSIGNTMKRISVIVSSIIIFHTPVQPVNALGAAIAIFGTFLYSQAKL from the exons ATGATCTGCTCTGTGAAACAATCTCCGGCGATCACGGCTGGCTGTGATGTGTTTTTGCGGCTGAAAACACGGCAGTCGGTGCAGGGATCTTTGCATTTGCCGTCTCTGCCTTTGAGAAGCTTCCAGAGGTCAGCTACTCTTTCGGTGCAGAAGCCTCTGCACGTGTCTAGCATAGAGAGCTTGGGATCAAGAACACGTTTGATCAAATGTCAGGCGTACGAGGCGGATCAGTCGGAGCCGATCGAGCTTCCGAAGGCGGACACTCGATCAGAGGCAGCCAAGAAGTTGAAGATCGGAGTGTACTTCGCTATGTGGTGGGCTCTGAATGTGGTGTTCAATATTTACAACAAGAAGGTGTTGAATGCGTACCCTTTTCCTTGGTTGACATCGACTCTGTCTTTGGCATGTGGGTCTTTGATCATGATGGTGTCTTGGGCTACCAGGATTGCTGAGGTGCCCAAAGTTGATATGGATTTTTGGAAGGCTCTGTTTCCT GTTGCTGTGGCACATACAATTGGACATGTAGCTGCAACTGTTAGTATGTCTAAGGTTGCAGTTTCCTTCACCCATATCATCAAGAGTGGAGAGCCTGCTTTTAGTGTATTGGTTTCAAGGTTCATACTGGGCGAGTCCTTCCCTACTTCGGTGTACCTCTCCCTTCTTCCAATTATTGGTGGTTGTGGTCTTGCTGCCTTGACAGAGCTCAACTTCAACATGATTG GATTCATGGGGGCCATGATATCAAACTTGGCATTCGTCTTCCGGAACATATTTTCAAAGAAGGGCATGAAGGGCAAGTCCGTTAGTGGAATGAACTATTATGCATGTCTATCTATTATGTCTCTTATAATTCTCACACCATTTGCAATTGCGGTGGAGGGACCAAAGATGTGGGCAGCTGGGTTTGAAACAGCCATGGCGCAAATTGGTCCCAATTTGATATG GTGGATGGCAGCCCAGAGTGTATTCTATCATCTCTACAACCAGGTGTCATACATGTCGCTAGATGAGATCTCTCCATTGACATTTAGCATAGGGAACACCATGAAACGTATATCTGTCATAGTATCCTCCATCATCATATTCCACACACCTGTCCAGCCTGTCAATGCTCTTGGAGCTGCTATTGCAATTTTCGGAACCTTCTTGTATTCCCAG GCAAAGCTGTGA
- the LOC126786728 gene encoding tryptophan synthase beta chain 1 produces the protein MAASTGSTSATACKTHLNLSTAPFSKPYSSHLAFKFGKFTSRAAAPSSISCTVARDAAASLRMDSKTENGSLAGLPRPDSFGRYGKYGGKYVPETLMHALSELETAFRKLADDEEFQNELNGILKDYVGRETPLYFAERLTQHYKRANGEGPHIYLKREDLNHTGAHKINNAVAQALLAKKLGKKRIIAETGAGQHGVATATVCARFGLQCIIYMGAQDMERQALNVFRMKLLGAEVRGVHSGTATLKDATSEAIRDWVTNVETTHYILGSVAGPHPYPMMVRDFHKVIGIETRKQALEKWGGKPDVLVACVGGGSNAMGLFHEFVEDKDVRLIGVEAAGFGLDSGKHAATLTKGDVGVLHGAMSYLLQDEDGQIIEPHSISAGLDYPGVGPEHSFLKDLGRAEYHSITDEEALEAFKRLSRLEGIIPALETSHALAYLEKLCPTLPDGAKVVLNCSGRGDKDVHTAIKHLKV, from the exons ATGGCAGCTTCAACCGGCTCTACTTCCGCCACCGCTTGCAAAACCCACCTGAACCTTTCCACCGCGCCGTTCTCAAAACCCTACTCCTCACACCTCGCCTTCAAGTTCGGTAAATTTACCTCCCGTGCCGCCGCGCCTTCCTCCATCTCCTGCACTGTGGCGCGAGACGCCGCGGCTAGTCTCCGGATGGATAGCAAGACCGAGAACGGGTCGCTGGCTGGGCTGCCCCGACCCGATTCGTTCGGAAGGTACGGGAAATACGGCGGCAAATATGTCCCCGAGACGCTAATGCATGCGCTCTCCGAGCTCGAGACCGCGTTCCGCAAGCTCGCCGATGATGAAGAGTTTCAG AATGAGTTGAATGGCATTTTGAAGGATTATGTGGGCAGAGAGACTCCTCTCTATTTTGCAGAGCGGCTAACTCAGCATTACAAACGTGCTAATGGTGAAGGGCCGCACATTTACTTGAAGAGGGAGGATCTTAACCATACCGGGGCCCACAAGATCAACAATGCTGTCGCCCAAGCTCTGCTAGCTAAGAAATTGGGCAAGAAGCGTATTATTGCTGAGACTGGAGCAGGTCAGCATGGAGTCGCCACCGCAACGGTCTGTGCTCGGTTTGGATTGCAGTGTATTATCTACATGGGTGCTCAGGATATGGAACGACAAGCTCTCAATGTTTTCAGAATGAAACTTCTTGGTGCTGAG GTTAGAGGAGTCCATTCTGGAACAGCCACATTGAAGGATGCTACCTCAGAAGCTATAAGGGACTGGGTTACTAACGTAGAGACAACTCACTACATTTTGGGCTCAGTTGCTGGTCCGCATCCATACCCTATGATGGTTCGTGATTTCCACAAGGTAATTGGGATTGAAACAAGAAAACAGGCTTTGGAAAAGTGGGGTGGGAAACCAGATGTTTTAGTAGCTTGTGTTGGTGGTGGTTCGAATGCAATGGGACTTTTTCATGAGTTCGTGGAAGACAAAGATGTCAGATTAATTGGGGTGGAAGCTGCAGGTTTTGGATTAGACAGTGGTAAACATGCAGCAACCTTGACCAAAGGAGATGTTGGAGTTTTGCATGGAGCGATGAGTTACTTGTTACAGGATGAAGACGGCCAAATCATTGAGCCCCATTCAATTAGTGCAGG CCTGGATTACCCTGGAGTTGGACCGGAACATAGCTTTCTGAAAGACTTGGGGCGTGCTGAATACCATAGCATTACTGATGAAGAAGCTTTGGAGG CCTTTAAAAGATTATCGCGGTTGGAGGGAATTATTCCAGCtctcgagacttcacatgccTTGGCTTACCTGGAGAAGCTTTGCCCTACTCTTCCGGATGGGGCCAAAGTTGTGCTCAACTGTAGTGGCAGAGGTGATAAAGACGTTCATACGGCCATTAAACATTTGAAGGTTTGA
- the LOC126787112 gene encoding aluminum-activated malate transporter 2-like, with the protein MTYADNDGLANGGSGAGPFGRVLRWMKAAPLKLWDKVVEVATKAKKLGKDDPRRIVHSGKVGLALTLVSLFYYFRPIHEGFGVNAMWAILTVALIFEYTVGGTLERGLNRMVATIIAGPLAVGAHHITTLWGGEVAEPVLIGFFVFVVAAIMTFLRFFPLLKARHDYFLVIFILTYSLVSVSGYRDYEILEMAHIRISTVAVGGCTSIMICIFICPVWIGVDLHNLVASNIDKLGNSMEGFGSEYFDRQENGLPLSDNKSLLKQYISVLTSKGPEDFMANLAWWEPGHGKFKFRHPWKKYLNVGAASRQCAYKIEALNTYLNNEVQAPAEIRDQIQEPCKNICIETGKALKELATALQKMTLSSSADHHITVSKAAAESLMSLLRGGIWKDANVIEMVPSAAVALLLIEVVTSVEKIAEALHELASAADFKTDKGQVLAEPVVSEESDQSHFAITIHNSTETLPGNGSSDGIKVLSLVST; encoded by the exons ATGACTTATGCAGATAATGATGGTTTGGCGAACGGTGGCTCCGGTGCAGGGCCTTTCGGCCGTGTTCTGCGGTGGATGAAGGCGGCGCCGCTGAAGTTGTGGGATAAAGTAGTGGAGGTCGCGACGAAGGCGAAGAAGCTTGGAAAGGATGATCCGAGAAGGATTGTTCATTCCGGCAAAGTAGGGTTGGCTCTCACCTTGGTTTCTCTGTTTTATTACTTTCGACCGATTCATGAAGGCTTTGGTGTCAATGCAATGTGGGCGATCCTGACCGTGGCCCTTATCTTTGAGTACACAGTTG GAGGAACCCTAGAAAGGGGTTTAAATAGGATGGTGGCAACAATAATAGCTGGTCCTCTAGCTGTTGGAGCTCATCACATAACAACCCTTTGGGGAGGAGAAGTCGCGGAGCCCGTATTGATTGGATTTTTCGTCTTTGTTGTAG CTGCAATAATGACCTTCCTGAGATTCTTCCCTTTGTTAAAGGCAAGGCATGACTACTTCCTGGTGATATTCATATTGACCTACAGCTTGGTTTCGGTATCCGGCTACCGCGACTATGAAATACTAGAGATGGCACATATAAGGATATCAACGGTTGCCGTAGGAGGCTGTACTTCTATTATGATCTGTATATTCATTTGTCCTGTGTGGATTGGAGTTGATCTTCACAATTTGGTTGCGAGCAACATAGACAAGCTTGGGAATTCTATGGAAG GATTTGGATCTGAATATTTTGACAGACAAGAGAATGGGTTGCCATTAAGTGATAACAAATCTTTGCTTAAGCAATATATAAGTGTTCTTACATCAAAAGGCCCTGAGGACTTTATG GCTAACTTGGCATGGTGGGAACCAGGTCACGGGAAGTTCAAGTTCCGCCACCCATGGAAAAAGTATTTGAATGTTGGAGCTGCAAGTAGGCAATGTGCCTATAAAATTGAGGCTCTTAATACTTACCTGAACAATGAAGTTCAG GCCCCTGCTGAAATTCGAGACCAAATTCAGGAACCATGCAAAAATATTTGCATTGAAACCGGGAAAGCTTTGAAGGAATTAGCTACAGCACTTCAGAAAATGACTCTATCATCATCAGCTGACCACCACATTACAGTCTCAAAAGCAGCAGCTGAGAGTCTCATGTCGTTGCTGAGAGGAGGCATATGGAAAGATGCGAATGTGATCGAAATGGTACCATCAGCTGCGGTGGCGTTGCTTCTTATTGAAGTTGTAACCAGTGTTGAGAAGATTGCTGAAGCACTTCATGAACTAGCATCCGCTGCAGATTTTAAGACTGATAAAGGACAAGTACTAGCGGAGCCAGTGGTTTCTGAAGAATCAGATCAATCACATTTTGCTATTACGATTCACAATTCAACTGAGACGTTACCAGGAAATGGTAGTTCAGATGGCATTAAGGTGCTCTCGTTAGTTAGCACTTAG